A genomic segment from Candidatus Nanopelagicales bacterium encodes:
- a CDS encoding glutamine synthetase family protein — translation MDKQTEFVLRTIEERDIRFIRLWFTDVLGTLKSVAVAPAELEGAFDEGIGFDGSAIQGFARVSEADMIVRPDPGTFQILPWRGDSRGTARLFCDILMPDGSPAWSDPRYVLKRTLAKAADLGFTFYTHPEIEFFLFTEPHEPGGPPPEPIDRFGYFDNAPHGVAHDFRRSTITMLESMGISVEFSHHEGAPGQQEIDLRYADALSTADNIMTFRLVVKEMALEHGVVASFMPKPFAEHAGSGMHTHLSLFEGDTNAFYEPGAQYQLSKVGRAFMAGLLEHAVEISAVTNQWVNSYKRLQGGGEAPAWVCWGHNNRSAMLRVPMYKPHKGGSTRVELRTLDAACNPYLAFAVILAAGLKGIEEGYELPPGAEDDVWALTESERRALGMRPLPGSLGQAVDAMEASELVAETLGEHVFDYLLRNKREEWRGYRRQVTQFELDRYLPLL, via the coding sequence ATGGACAAGCAGACCGAGTTCGTACTCCGCACGATCGAGGAGCGGGACATCCGCTTCATTCGGCTGTGGTTCACCGACGTCCTGGGGACGTTGAAGTCCGTTGCTGTGGCACCTGCCGAGTTGGAGGGCGCGTTCGACGAGGGCATCGGATTCGACGGTTCGGCGATCCAGGGTTTCGCGCGGGTGTCCGAGGCTGACATGATCGTGCGCCCCGACCCGGGGACGTTCCAGATTCTCCCGTGGCGAGGGGATTCGCGCGGGACGGCCCGACTCTTCTGCGACATCCTCATGCCGGACGGCAGCCCCGCATGGTCCGATCCGCGCTACGTCCTCAAGCGCACGCTGGCCAAGGCGGCCGATCTCGGCTTCACGTTTTACACCCACCCGGAGATCGAGTTCTTCTTGTTCACCGAACCCCACGAGCCCGGAGGACCGCCGCCGGAGCCGATCGACCGATTCGGCTACTTCGACAACGCTCCCCACGGGGTTGCCCACGACTTCCGCCGGTCGACGATCACGATGCTCGAGTCCATGGGTATCTCGGTGGAGTTCAGCCACCATGAGGGAGCGCCGGGTCAGCAGGAGATCGACCTACGTTATGCCGACGCTTTGTCCACCGCGGACAACATCATGACGTTCCGGCTCGTCGTCAAAGAGATGGCTCTCGAGCACGGCGTGGTTGCCTCGTTCATGCCCAAACCCTTCGCCGAACATGCCGGCTCGGGGATGCACACTCACCTGTCCCTGTTCGAGGGGGACACCAACGCGTTCTACGAACCGGGCGCCCAGTATCAGCTGTCGAAGGTCGGCCGGGCATTCATGGCCGGACTGCTGGAACACGCCGTCGAGATCAGCGCTGTCACCAACCAATGGGTGAACTCCTACAAGCGCCTGCAGGGTGGAGGTGAGGCCCCCGCATGGGTGTGCTGGGGACACAACAACCGCTCCGCGATGCTCCGTGTGCCGATGTACAAACCACACAAGGGCGGCTCCACCCGCGTGGAACTACGGACACTCGACGCGGCCTGCAATCCGTATCTGGCTTTCGCGGTGATCCTCGCCGCCGGACTCAAGGGAATCGAGGAGGGCTACGAGTTGCCGCCCGGCGCCGAGGACGACGTGTGGGCCTTGACCGAGTCTGAGCGCAGGGCATTGGGCATGCGGCCACTGCCGGGCAGCCTGGGTCAGGCGGTCGACGCCATGGAAGCCAGCGAACTCGTCGCGGAGACACTGGGCGAGCACGTGTTCGACTACCTCCTGCGCAACAAACGTGAGGAATGGCGCGGCTACCGCCGTCAGGTCACTCAGTTCGAACTCGATCGCTATCTGCCGTTGCTGTGA
- a CDS encoding NAD+ synthase has product MPDLRIALAQVNPTVGDITGNARIVLETCLLAAKSGVDLVAFPEMMLTGYPIEDLALRSTVIQASRAAAERLAVDLVTEGLGALTVVVGLLDRQADVDSDLGVPRNAPLNAAWVLRGGQVSARYAKHHLPNYGVFDEYRYFVPGTSATVIDVAGTKVALAICEDLWQDGGPVTWARESAADVLLVINGSPYERAKDDARLELCRRRAAESGCTLAYVNMVGGQDELVFDGDSMIVRPDGSLLARAPQFHPYLLVADLFPAAHHDPQEDHDPQEDLDPQEDLDPQEAEGDTPGPPAEQPTGPAPGLPHLTVDEVIGIEPVIVTGPGTDLLVLSAEAEVYGALVVGLRDYVRKNGFASVILGLSGGIDSALVAAIACDAVGAANVHGVSLPSAYSSEHSRTDAAVTAERTGLRLRTVPIAPMVDAFQSSLHLTGLAEENLQARVRGVTLMGLSNAEGHLVLATGNKTELSVGYSTIYGDAVGGFAPIKDLPKIEVWSLSRWRNSVARATGSPEPIPQSSIDKPPSAELRPGQLDTDSLPDYRVLDDLLDDYVELDRGADYLIEAGFDAHLVERVLHLTDAAEYKRRQYPPGTKVSLKAFGRDRRLPITSRWRERRS; this is encoded by the coding sequence GTGCCCGATCTACGCATCGCCTTGGCGCAGGTGAACCCGACGGTGGGCGACATCACCGGGAACGCCCGCATCGTGCTTGAGACATGTCTGCTCGCCGCCAAATCCGGTGTCGATCTGGTCGCGTTCCCCGAGATGATGCTCACCGGATACCCCATCGAGGATCTGGCGCTGCGTTCGACAGTCATCCAGGCATCCCGGGCTGCGGCCGAACGATTGGCCGTCGACCTTGTCACCGAAGGACTTGGCGCGCTGACCGTCGTGGTGGGACTCCTGGACAGACAGGCCGATGTCGACAGCGACCTCGGGGTGCCGAGGAATGCGCCCTTGAACGCGGCGTGGGTCCTGCGCGGTGGTCAGGTGAGTGCCCGATACGCCAAGCACCATCTGCCCAACTATGGCGTGTTCGACGAGTACCGCTACTTCGTCCCGGGCACGAGCGCGACCGTGATCGACGTCGCCGGCACGAAGGTCGCGCTCGCCATCTGCGAGGACCTCTGGCAAGACGGCGGTCCCGTCACCTGGGCCCGTGAATCGGCCGCCGACGTGTTGTTGGTCATCAACGGATCGCCCTACGAACGTGCCAAGGACGATGCCCGGCTGGAACTGTGTCGGCGCCGCGCCGCGGAGTCCGGCTGCACGTTGGCCTACGTCAACATGGTGGGTGGGCAGGACGAACTCGTTTTCGACGGTGACTCCATGATCGTCAGGCCAGACGGTTCGCTGCTCGCCCGGGCACCGCAATTCCATCCCTACCTTCTCGTCGCAGACCTCTTCCCGGCGGCCCATCACGACCCGCAAGAAGACCACGACCCGCAAGAAGACCTCGACCCGCAAGAAGACCTCGACCCGCAAGAAGCCGAGGGCGACACCCCCGGCCCGCCCGCGGAGCAACCCACCGGCCCAGCGCCCGGACTACCTCACCTCACGGTGGACGAGGTCATCGGAATCGAACCGGTCATCGTCACAGGGCCGGGGACCGACCTTCTGGTCCTGTCCGCTGAGGCGGAGGTCTATGGGGCGCTGGTCGTCGGTCTGCGCGATTACGTGCGCAAGAACGGATTCGCGTCGGTCATCTTGGGCTTGTCCGGGGGCATCGACTCCGCCTTGGTAGCCGCGATCGCCTGTGATGCCGTCGGAGCGGCGAATGTGCACGGGGTGTCCTTGCCGAGCGCCTACTCGTCGGAGCATTCGCGAACCGATGCCGCAGTGACCGCCGAACGCACGGGACTGCGACTGCGCACGGTGCCCATCGCCCCCATGGTCGACGCGTTTCAGTCCTCTCTGCACCTGACCGGACTCGCTGAAGAGAATCTGCAGGCCCGGGTCCGCGGAGTGACCCTGATGGGTCTGTCCAATGCCGAAGGGCACCTGGTGTTGGCGACCGGGAACAAGACCGAGCTCTCAGTCGGGTACTCGACGATCTACGGCGACGCGGTCGGCGGTTTCGCGCCGATCAAGGACCTGCCCAAGATCGAGGTCTGGAGCCTGTCCCGGTGGCGTAACTCGGTTGCTCGTGCGACCGGCAGCCCGGAGCCGATCCCACAGTCGAGCATCGACAAACCCCCCAGCGCCGAGTTGCGTCCGGGGCAGCTGGACACGGACTCGCTGCCCGACTACCGGGTGCTCGACGACCTGCTCGACGACTACGTGGAGTTGGATCGGGGCGCGGACTACCTCATCGAAGCCGGGTTCGACGCCCACCTGGTCGAGAGAGTGCTGCACTTGACGGATGCTGCCGAGTACAAGCGGCGGCAGTACCCGCCGGGCACCAAAGTGAGCTTGAAGGCGTTCGGCCGCGACCGGCGGCTACCGATCACCAGTCGGTGGCGGGAGCGGCGTAGTTGA
- a CDS encoding MFS transporter — MAAADETAPAAGGDWMTSGEGHPRRWAILAVLVVSLLVVVLDNTVLNIALPTIQDDLQATQSELVWAIDSYILVFAALLFTWGVLGDRFGRKKILIIGLIVFGLASAASAFAPTPMWLIGTRGLMGVGGAAVMPVTLAIITVVFPPHERGRAIGAWAGAVGAAVALGPVLGGLLLEHPEWSSWLTGNDWGSVFLINVPIVIVGLIGILRVVPESRNPHPQQLDLIGLVLSFVGLVALIYGIIHASSVGAWIDVQVIGPIVAGIVILIGFLVYEAHSSHKSFDVALFRNRGYAVSLSAVSLAFFALMGITFTLPFYFQILRGYSTLQAGLAFLPFAVGQLIAAPRSAKMVERFGYRLVMTGGLVIVAITLAGLTQLRLDSNIWLVLVGFFLFGFGMGNVVAPATAVMQNVLPLARAGAGSAVQNTVRQVAGALGVAVVGTVLGTQYANNVAPVLSGLPPQFPDAQAEESIVATDAILTAASQQGLAAPSQIEVIRQGAFDAFLTASHTTMILSAIMVIVAALLVGFGLPAISPPQARDASPPDTWDEPDPEVTLDEVAREQHLESSTTPLPPPTGDR; from the coding sequence ATGGCCGCTGCCGACGAGACCGCACCCGCCGCAGGTGGCGACTGGATGACCAGCGGGGAAGGCCATCCACGGCGCTGGGCGATTCTCGCCGTGTTGGTGGTGAGCCTGCTCGTGGTGGTGCTCGACAACACGGTGCTGAATATCGCCCTGCCAACCATTCAAGACGATCTGCAGGCCACGCAGAGCGAGTTGGTGTGGGCCATCGACTCCTACATCTTGGTGTTCGCCGCGCTGCTGTTCACCTGGGGTGTGCTGGGCGATCGGTTCGGCCGCAAGAAGATCCTGATCATCGGTCTCATCGTGTTCGGGCTCGCGAGCGCCGCATCCGCATTCGCGCCGACCCCGATGTGGCTGATCGGGACCCGCGGTCTGATGGGTGTCGGCGGAGCCGCTGTCATGCCCGTCACGCTGGCCATCATCACCGTGGTGTTCCCGCCACACGAACGCGGTCGCGCCATCGGCGCCTGGGCCGGAGCTGTCGGAGCGGCCGTGGCACTGGGCCCGGTCTTGGGCGGACTACTCCTCGAACATCCCGAGTGGTCCAGCTGGCTGACGGGTAACGACTGGGGCTCGGTGTTCCTCATCAACGTCCCAATCGTGATCGTCGGCCTCATCGGAATCCTGCGGGTTGTTCCCGAGAGTCGGAATCCCCATCCCCAGCAACTCGACCTCATCGGCCTCGTGCTGTCCTTCGTCGGCTTGGTTGCCTTGATCTACGGCATCATCCACGCATCCTCTGTCGGCGCGTGGATCGATGTCCAGGTGATCGGCCCCATCGTGGCGGGCATCGTGATCCTGATCGGTTTCCTCGTCTACGAGGCTCACAGCAGCCATAAGTCCTTCGATGTGGCGCTCTTCCGGAATCGCGGCTACGCCGTGAGTCTGTCGGCCGTGAGCTTGGCGTTCTTCGCCCTCATGGGCATCACGTTCACGCTGCCCTTCTACTTCCAGATCCTGCGTGGCTACTCCACGTTGCAGGCCGGTCTCGCGTTCCTGCCTTTCGCCGTGGGACAACTCATCGCCGCTCCACGCAGCGCCAAGATGGTCGAGCGATTCGGCTATCGACTCGTCATGACCGGTGGTCTTGTCATCGTCGCCATCACCCTGGCCGGGCTGACGCAGCTGAGGCTCGACAGCAACATTTGGCTGGTGCTCGTGGGCTTCTTCCTCTTCGGCTTCGGTATGGGCAACGTCGTCGCGCCCGCTACCGCGGTCATGCAGAACGTGCTGCCGTTGGCCCGGGCCGGAGCAGGGTCCGCCGTGCAGAACACGGTGCGCCAGGTGGCAGGCGCCCTCGGTGTGGCGGTTGTCGGTACGGTCTTGGGCACCCAGTACGCCAACAACGTCGCGCCCGTGTTGTCGGGCCTGCCGCCGCAGTTCCCTGATGCCCAGGCCGAGGAATCCATCGTGGCTACGGACGCGATTCTCACAGCCGCGAGCCAACAGGGTTTGGCAGCTCCGAGTCAGATCGAAGTGATCCGGCAAGGGGCTTTCGACGCGTTCCTGACTGCCTCACACACCACCATGATCCTGAGCGCGATCATGGTGATCGTCGCCGCGCTGCTGGTGGGCTTCGGGCTCCCGGCGATCTCGCCACCGCAAGCCCGCGACGCCAGCCCGCCAGACACCTGGGACGAGCCTGATCCTGAGGTCACCTTGGACGAGGTCGCACGCGAACAGCACCTGGAGTCGTCAACTACGCCGCTCCCGCCACCGACTGGTGATCGGTAG
- the panB gene encoding 3-methyl-2-oxobutanoate hydroxymethyltransferase, whose product MSDTSASVSVYGGITNRRITVTDLAKAKEASEKWPMLTAYDAMVAGLLDEAGIPVLLVGDSAAMVVHGHSTTLPITVDDLVPLTSAVVRGTTRALVVADLPFGSYQEGPKQALRSATRFMKEAGAHAVKLEGGVRVVPQIQTLVEAGIPVMAHIGLTPQSVNTIGGYKVQGRGEAGHVLLDEAFAVQEAGAFAVVLEVVPHDLAERVTKELDIPTIGIGAGNSTDAQVLVWQDLLGLTPGRAPKFVKPYADLRGIMTTAVQTWAADVVSGEYPDLDHSYN is encoded by the coding sequence ATGTCCGACACATCCGCATCCGTCTCTGTCTATGGCGGCATCACCAACCGGCGCATCACCGTCACCGATCTGGCGAAGGCCAAGGAGGCCAGTGAGAAGTGGCCGATGCTCACCGCCTACGACGCCATGGTCGCCGGACTGCTCGACGAGGCCGGAATCCCGGTGCTGCTCGTCGGAGACTCCGCTGCCATGGTCGTTCACGGCCACAGCACCACGCTGCCCATCACCGTCGATGATCTGGTCCCGCTGACTTCCGCCGTCGTGCGCGGCACCACTCGCGCCCTGGTCGTGGCCGACCTGCCCTTCGGCTCCTACCAGGAGGGGCCCAAGCAGGCTCTGCGTTCCGCCACGCGCTTCATGAAAGAGGCCGGAGCTCACGCCGTGAAACTCGAAGGAGGTGTGCGCGTCGTCCCGCAGATCCAGACACTCGTCGAGGCTGGGATTCCGGTGATGGCACACATCGGGCTGACCCCTCAGTCCGTCAACACGATCGGCGGCTACAAGGTGCAAGGGCGCGGCGAAGCCGGCCATGTTCTGCTCGATGAAGCCTTCGCCGTCCAAGAAGCGGGCGCGTTCGCCGTGGTGTTGGAGGTGGTCCCTCACGACCTCGCCGAGCGTGTCACGAAGGAGCTCGACATCCCCACCATCGGCATCGGAGCGGGCAACAGCACTGACGCCCAGGTCCTGGTCTGGCAGGACCTGCTGGGTCTGACCCCGGGACGCGCGCCGAAGTTCGTCAAGCCATATGCGGACCTGCGCGGCATCATGACGACCGCAGTCCAGACCTGGGCCGCCGATGTCGTCTCAGGTGAGTACCCCGACCTCGACCATTCGTACAACTGA
- the npdG gene encoding NADPH-dependent F420 reductase, with amino-acid sequence MSENSAPALPEHPTIAVLGGTGDQGLGLAYRWARSGLPVLIGSRDRERAEAAAAQVGHGVIGGTNDDVAERCDVALVAVPWAGHAPLLESLREPLRDKLVIDCVNPLGFDKQGAHCLDVAEGSAAQQAQALLPDSVVVGAFHHVSAVLLQDRDLESVPDMDILVLGDVRAATDAVQELADRIPGLRGIYGGRLRNCGQVEGLTANLISINRRYKTHAGVRITDV; translated from the coding sequence ATGTCCGAGAACTCCGCTCCCGCATTGCCCGAACACCCCACCATCGCCGTCCTCGGCGGCACAGGTGATCAAGGTCTGGGACTGGCCTACCGCTGGGCTCGCAGCGGTCTGCCGGTCCTGATCGGCTCCCGGGACCGCGAACGTGCCGAGGCCGCGGCCGCACAGGTGGGGCACGGCGTGATCGGAGGCACCAACGACGACGTGGCGGAACGTTGTGACGTGGCACTGGTGGCGGTGCCCTGGGCAGGACATGCGCCGTTGCTGGAGTCACTGCGGGAACCGCTGCGGGACAAGTTGGTGATCGACTGCGTCAATCCGCTCGGATTCGACAAGCAGGGTGCTCATTGTCTCGACGTCGCCGAGGGGTCGGCGGCGCAGCAGGCGCAGGCCCTGCTGCCCGACAGCGTCGTCGTGGGGGCCTTCCACCATGTCAGCGCCGTCCTGCTCCAGGACCGGGATCTCGAGTCTGTGCCCGACATGGACATCTTGGTCCTCGGTGACGTGCGGGCCGCGACCGACGCCGTGCAAGAGCTGGCCGACAGAATCCCCGGGCTGCGGGGCATCTACGGTGGCCGTTTGCGCAACTGCGGACAGGTCGAGGGCCTGACCGCCAACCTGATCTCGATCAACCGTCGCTACAAGACCCACGCCGGAGTTCGCATCACCGACGTGTAG
- a CDS encoding CaiB/BaiF CoA-transferase family protein — translation MESNVRQGPLAGLKVVELNAIGPVPMAAGLLADLGADVLRIEAPGPGFDAVDVEKAVHLRGRSSARVNLRDPESASVVRDLVARADVLLEGFRPGVLEKLGFAPDDLLADNPALVIGRMTGWGQDGPLAQRAGHDMNYIAVAGPLRHFARQGERPVPPVNLVADFGGGAMFLLLGVLSALFERSRSGRGQVIDAAMVDGSAYLMMLVYSLAAQGLWNPDAPGTNLLDTGAPFYDVYRCADGEFLSVGCLEPKFYSEFLEVLGLDDTELPNQFDVARWPELRTAFTDIIATRTRDAWDDAFRGTDACTFGVRSMVEASEDPHLKARGTFLPDEPLQPAPAPRFSRTPGQAVPRSEFGHGAAALEAWGVPAELAERTALPHS, via the coding sequence GTGGAATCGAACGTGCGGCAGGGCCCTCTGGCGGGGCTGAAGGTCGTCGAACTCAATGCCATCGGACCGGTTCCCATGGCTGCTGGGCTCCTGGCCGACCTCGGAGCCGACGTGCTTCGGATCGAGGCGCCCGGGCCCGGTTTCGACGCTGTGGATGTCGAGAAGGCGGTTCACCTGCGGGGCCGTTCCTCCGCACGGGTGAACCTGCGGGATCCGGAATCGGCTTCGGTTGTGCGCGACCTGGTGGCCCGGGCGGATGTGCTGCTCGAGGGCTTCCGTCCCGGCGTGCTCGAGAAGTTGGGGTTCGCTCCCGACGACTTGCTGGCCGACAACCCCGCTTTGGTGATCGGTCGCATGACCGGCTGGGGTCAGGACGGTCCGCTCGCCCAGCGCGCGGGGCATGACATGAACTACATCGCCGTGGCCGGGCCGCTGCGTCACTTCGCACGGCAGGGCGAACGCCCCGTGCCGCCGGTGAATCTTGTCGCCGACTTCGGGGGCGGGGCGATGTTCCTGTTGCTCGGGGTTCTGTCAGCTCTGTTCGAGCGGAGCCGGTCCGGCAGGGGTCAGGTCATCGACGCCGCGATGGTCGATGGGTCCGCATATCTGATGATGCTCGTGTACTCGCTGGCCGCGCAGGGTCTGTGGAACCCCGATGCGCCGGGGACAAACCTGCTGGACACCGGTGCGCCGTTCTACGACGTCTACCGGTGCGCCGACGGCGAGTTCTTGTCGGTGGGGTGCCTGGAGCCGAAGTTCTACTCGGAGTTCCTCGAGGTTCTCGGTCTGGACGACACCGAGTTGCCGAATCAGTTCGATGTGGCCCGGTGGCCGGAGCTGCGTACGGCGTTCACCGACATCATCGCGACCCGCACCCGCGACGCATGGGACGACGCGTTCCGCGGAACCGACGCCTGCACTTTCGGGGTCCGATCCATGGTGGAGGCGAGTGAAGACCCCCACCTGAAGGCACGCGGCACGTTCCTGCCCGACGAGCCGTTGCAGCCCGCTCCCGCCCCTCGGTTCTCGCGTACACCGGGGCAGGCCGTGCCGCGCTCGGAGTTCGGGCACGGAGCCGCTGCCCTCGAGGCGTGGGGAGTCCCGGCGGAGTTGGCAGAACGCACGGCACTGCCGCACTCCTGA
- the map gene encoding type I methionyl aminopeptidase encodes MSSSTTDRVLEPGRISPRRAVPDSIERPEYVGRPAPAAYRGPEVKDPDTIERMRVAGRIAADALAAVGAAIRPGITTDELDRVGHEFLLDHGAYPSTLGYRGFPKSLCTSLNEVICHGIPDSTILVDGDICNVDITAFIGGVHGDTNATFLVGDVDEESRLLVDRTREATMRAIKVVAPGRPLNVVGRVIESYARRFGYGVVRDFTGHGIGTSFHTGLIVPHYDDPDLSVMMETGMTFTIEPMLTLGTYDYDIWDDTWTVTTKDKRRTAQFEHTILVTASGSQILTLPTS; translated from the coding sequence ATGTCCTCATCGACCACTGACCGGGTCCTGGAACCGGGTCGGATTTCGCCGCGACGCGCGGTCCCCGACTCGATCGAACGCCCCGAGTACGTCGGCCGCCCTGCTCCGGCTGCCTATCGCGGGCCGGAAGTGAAGGACCCCGACACCATCGAACGCATGCGGGTCGCCGGCCGCATCGCCGCTGACGCCCTGGCCGCAGTGGGTGCCGCAATCCGGCCCGGCATCACCACCGATGAACTCGACCGAGTGGGCCACGAGTTCTTGCTCGACCACGGCGCCTATCCGTCCACGCTGGGCTACCGCGGTTTCCCCAAGTCCTTGTGCACCTCGCTGAACGAGGTCATCTGCCACGGCATCCCCGACTCCACGATTCTGGTGGACGGCGACATCTGCAACGTCGACATCACCGCCTTCATCGGCGGCGTGCATGGGGACACCAACGCGACCTTCCTCGTCGGGGATGTGGATGAGGAATCCCGCCTGCTGGTGGACCGCACGCGCGAGGCGACGATGCGGGCCATCAAGGTGGTCGCCCCAGGACGTCCGTTGAACGTCGTGGGGCGGGTCATCGAGTCATACGCACGCAGATTCGGCTATGGCGTGGTGCGTGACTTCACCGGACACGGCATCGGCACGTCATTCCATACCGGGTTGATCGTGCCGCACTACGACGACCCCGACCTGTCGGTCATGATGGAGACCGGCATGACCTTCACCATCGAACCGATGCTCACCTTGGGGACGTACGACTACGACATCTGGGACGACACGTGGACGGTGACCACGAAGGACAAACGGCGCACCGCCCAGTTCGAGCACACGATCCTCGTCACGGCCTCCGGGTCGCAGATCCTCACGCTCCCTACCTCCTGA
- a CDS encoding ROK family protein, translated as MAKKVQQKVVSATWPKNVTTLGIDIGGSGVKASVLDQDGQMITERVRQDTPYPCPPPTLVATIEEVVSNLPKANRVSVGFPGLVRGGKVIHVPSLSRLEYGGPQDSAMAERWRGFDLAGALSEKFGLPTKVVNDADMQGCAVAQGEGFEFVMTLGTGVGTALFSDGKLLDHLELSHGPFQKSTFDLVLGNAGRKSMGKKKWRKLVLEAIHWFDEMLFFDTIYVGGGNAKHLDAATLPAKAQVVPNSAGITGGVRVWDLAP; from the coding sequence ATGGCCAAGAAGGTCCAGCAGAAGGTCGTCAGCGCCACATGGCCCAAGAACGTCACCACCTTGGGCATCGATATCGGGGGCTCCGGAGTCAAGGCGTCGGTCTTGGACCAGGACGGCCAGATGATCACCGAGCGGGTCCGGCAGGACACTCCCTACCCCTGTCCTCCCCCCACCCTGGTGGCGACCATCGAAGAGGTCGTATCGAACCTGCCCAAAGCCAATCGCGTCTCGGTTGGTTTCCCCGGACTCGTTCGCGGCGGCAAGGTCATCCATGTGCCGTCGCTGTCCCGGCTCGAGTACGGCGGTCCTCAGGACTCCGCCATGGCGGAGCGCTGGCGTGGGTTCGATCTGGCTGGGGCGCTGTCCGAGAAGTTCGGCCTGCCCACGAAGGTCGTCAATGATGCCGACATGCAGGGATGCGCCGTCGCGCAAGGCGAGGGCTTCGAGTTCGTCATGACCCTGGGCACCGGGGTCGGCACGGCCCTGTTCAGCGACGGCAAGCTGCTCGATCACCTCGAGTTGTCGCACGGCCCCTTCCAGAAGTCGACCTTCGATCTCGTCCTCGGAAACGCGGGGCGCAAGTCGATGGGCAAGAAGAAGTGGCGCAAGTTGGTCCTCGAGGCCATCCACTGGTTCGACGAGATGCTGTTCTTCGACACCATCTACGTCGGTGGAGGCAATGCGAAACACCTTGATGCCGCCACCCTCCCGGCCAAGGCGCAGGTCGTCCCTAACTCCGCCGGTATCACAGGTGGGGTACGAGTGTGGGATCTGGCCCCCTGA
- a CDS encoding molybdopterin-dependent oxidoreductase, with protein MSGRSSNEAAFLTQLVARAFGTNNVHNCSYYCHNASSVALAQVYGSGTSSVDLTDLSRTDLAVVIGANPASNHPRLITQLIRLRERGGRVIVINPLSELGLRRFRLPSDARSLVAGSTVSDLYVQPRVGGDVHLLTAVLKRLIELDGLDHDFIQRHTRNWDAALDHVRRTPWEDLLTGCGLTRSDIDRCADLIAGAESGILMWAMGLTHHAHGTDNILALANLALARGWLGRPGAGLLPIRGHSNVQGVGSMGVSPLLKKEFSTRLEHLYGIDPRNAPRPGHLRVHDGSARRRHRRVCVVGRQSLGEQPGLGLGHAGAAPDPVQSVHHHQTQPRALPRTRPGGNHRPGAHA; from the coding sequence CTGAGCGGCCGTTCCAGCAACGAAGCGGCCTTCCTGACGCAGTTGGTGGCGCGAGCGTTCGGAACCAACAATGTCCACAACTGCTCGTACTACTGCCACAACGCCTCATCCGTGGCACTGGCCCAGGTGTACGGATCCGGGACCTCGTCGGTCGATCTCACCGACTTGAGCCGCACCGACTTGGCGGTTGTGATCGGCGCCAATCCGGCCAGCAACCACCCCCGACTGATCACCCAACTCATTCGTTTGCGCGAACGAGGCGGACGGGTGATCGTGATCAACCCGCTGTCTGAGCTGGGGTTGCGCCGGTTCCGGCTCCCATCGGATGCCCGCAGCCTCGTGGCCGGTTCAACCGTCAGTGATCTGTATGTGCAGCCGCGGGTCGGCGGCGATGTACATCTGCTGACAGCAGTGTTGAAACGGCTGATCGAGTTGGACGGGCTCGATCATGACTTCATCCAACGACACACCCGCAACTGGGACGCCGCGCTCGACCATGTCAGACGAACACCCTGGGAGGATCTCCTGACGGGCTGTGGACTGACACGCAGCGATATTGATCGCTGTGCGGATCTGATCGCCGGGGCCGAGTCCGGAATCCTGATGTGGGCGATGGGTCTGACTCATCATGCACACGGAACTGACAACATCCTCGCGTTGGCCAATCTGGCTCTGGCTCGCGGCTGGCTGGGACGACCGGGCGCGGGGCTGCTGCCCATCCGCGGCCACTCGAATGTCCAAGGCGTCGGTTCGATGGGCGTCTCTCCCCTTCTGAAGAAGGAGTTCAGCACCCGACTGGAACACTTGTACGGGATCGACCCTCGGAATGCCCCCCGGCCAGGACACCTACGCGTCCATGACGGCAGCGCACGCCGGCGACATCGACGCGTGTGTGTTGTTGGGCGGCAATCTCTGGGGGAGCAACCCGGACTCGGGCTGGGCCACGCAGGCGCTGCGCCAGATCCCGTTCAGTCTGTCCATCACCACCAAACTCAACCCCGGGCACTTCCGCGGACGAGGCCAGGCGGCAATCATCGTCCCGGCGCTCACGCGTGA
- a CDS encoding molybdopterin dinucleotide binding domain-containing protein → MTVRSEGQFNTVVYDDEDLYRGNTARDVVMISAADAQRWGVVEGDRVLVSSSCGSMSASVAITGISVGSAAMYYPEANVLVPQVLDPQSHTPAFKSVPVRLTRA, encoded by the coding sequence ATGACCGTACGCTCCGAGGGGCAGTTCAACACCGTGGTGTACGACGACGAGGACCTCTACCGCGGTAACACCGCCCGCGATGTCGTGATGATCAGCGCGGCCGATGCACAGCGCTGGGGCGTGGTGGAGGGCGATCGCGTGCTGGTCAGCAGCTCTTGCGGCTCGATGTCCGCCAGCGTGGCGATCACTGGGATCAGCGTCGGTTCCGCGGCCATGTACTACCCCGAAGCCAACGTCCTGGTGCCCCAGGTCTTGGACCCGCAGTCTCACACCCCCGCCTTCAAGTCCGTGCCGGTGCGCTTGACCCGCGCCTGA